The Carcharodon carcharias isolate sCarCar2 chromosome 37 unlocalized genomic scaffold, sCarCar2.pri SUPER_37_unloc_2, whole genome shotgun sequence genome contains the following window.
gtccctctacactgtccccatcaaacactcccaggacaggtacagcacggggttagatacagagtaaagctccctctacactgtccccatcaaacactcacaggacaggtacagcacggggttagatacagagtaaagttccctctacactgacccatcaaacactcccaggacaggtacagcacggggttagatacagagtaaagctccctctacactgtccccatcaaacactcccaggacaggtacagcacggggttagatacagagtaaagcttccactacaccgtccccatcaaacactcccaggacaggtacagcacggggttagatacagagtaaagctccttctacactgtccccatcaaacactcccaggacaggtacagcacggggttagatacagagtaaaccctctacactgtccccatcaaacactcccaggacaggtacagcacggggttagatacagagtaaaggtccctctacactgtccccatcaaacactcccaggacaggtacagcacggggttagatacagagtaaagctccctctacactgtccccatcaaacactcccaggacaggtacagcacagggttagatacagagtaaagttcccacCAAGCTGTACATCCACTAAACCCGGAGGTAAAGCAGTAACTGTGCAACATTCCCATTTCTCACACCAAATGGTGCAAAACACAATTAATAAAATCAATATGTGTGACCACACCATCACTGGAGCTGTGAATCTTTCCCTAATGATTGATTgtgaagtggggagggggtgtggatagTGGACAGGGTGGTTTTGGGGGGGGATTGTTCCACCCACACACATTATTTTCTTACACTGAGTTGACTTTATTTGAATGTAGAAAGTTAAATAAGTCAATAGTTCTGGTTGTTCGCTGCAGGAGTCCAGAAACAAGATATTTCAATTTGTGTCTGAGTCTCAGACACAGTGAATGCCGGGGCTACTGTAACCATCGTCCACACAATCACCTCACAAAGGTCTCTCTCCGGAGTCCACCAGCAGTTTGCGATGAGTACAGTCGATGCATGGGAATCGGCAACTCCTTCGAGCTGAGAGTTTCGATGAGCTGCTCCCTGTTGGACTCCCGGAGTCTGTGCACACCTGGGACTGACCCTCTTCAATATTCCTGTGGATGCAAAAGCAAGGTCCCGCTCGTCTTCACTTCAAGCCTCATAGGCCTCAAGACTCAAGCTCCAGATGCCTGCGACGCCACTGGAGTGAAGGCACTGGGCCAGTGCAGTGCCGCTGGAGTGAAGGCACTGGGCCAGTGCAGTGCCGCTGGAGTGAAGGCACTGGGCCAGTGCAGCATCACACAGTGATTTCCACATTGGGTCAACCCCTCATCCCCAGCCTGAAGTGCTCATGagcgaggggtttgggtggagaGGGGGGTAATGAGGGTGAAAGTAAACCAACCAGGAttccgctccccacccccacccttcccgATCACCATCCAGGAGTTGTGTACTGAAAAGTGCATCCGTGCAAACAGTGCGCGttgcccccaacacaccccagccAAACATCCCACAGAGGGCCACATGGGTTGGAGGCCATTCGATCAAGGTACCGCTAGCCCCAAAGTTACCCGCAGCCCAGGGCAGAGgacggcgggggggtggggggggggaggggggggccaaAGGTCAACACCCGACCAAACCAGTTCAACTCGGGTCcaactcagcactgccagggccTCCTCCAGCAGCTGTCACCACACTACACTTGAGAATTTCCTGGGTCCATTCTGGCTGGTGGCGCAGAAAGCGTGTTGGTGCAggtggggcaagagagagagggcaaggttCCAAAGACAATGATCGCTCACTGAAAGCTGGGTGGGCACCAACAACGAGAGTCTGCCATGTGCTGAGTAATTGCGACAAGAGAATCGGTGATAGAGAGAGGAATGGGTGAATGCTCTGTCTCCGCTGTGCTCCTGATCCactgacactttctctctctctctctctctctctctctgctgctgtgtgGTCCCATGTCACCATTTACCCCTCTTGCTCCAGTCCTTGGGTGTAAAGTGCAAGCACTTGGAGTCTATTCGCAGATGCCTCTTCATCATTGCCTTCTCGTGCCCCTCTACAATGTCCTCGGACAGTGTGAGAATGTACTGGCCCTgaaaacacaggcaaaacagCAAGATTTAGTCAGTGCACAAGACACCTTCCAATACAAAGTTAACAAAAGAGATCTCGCACTAAGAAAAGTTCCACATTCGCAGCAGCTCCCAAAACACCTAACAGCTACTGAGCCACTTCCACTGAGGTGTCGTAATGCAGCcattttatgcacagcaagatcccacaaacagcaatgtgataatgacccagatcatctgtttttagtgatgttggttgagggataaatattggccccaagacaccggggagaactcccccctgctcttcttccaatagtggccgtgggatcttttacccccacccgagagggcagacggggcctctgtttaatgtctcatcctgaaagacggcacctccgacagtgtggcgcttcctcagtactgaccctctgacagtgcggccctccctcagcactgaccctccgacagtgcggcgctccctcagcactgaccctctgacagtgctgggcttcctcagtactgaccctccgacagtgcggcactccctcagcactgaccctctgacagtgctgggcttcctcagtactgaccctccgacagtgcagcactccctcagcactgaccctccgacagtgcagcgcaccctcagcactgactctctgagagtgcggcgctccctcagcactgaacctccaacagtgcggcgatccctcagcactgaccctccgacagtgcggcgctccctcagcactgactctccaacagtgctgtgctctcagcactgacgctccctcagcactgaccctccgacagtgcggcgctccctcagcactgaccctccgacagttaggtgctccctcagcactgaacctccgacagtgcggcgctccctcagcactgactctccaacagtgctgtgctccctcagcactgaccctccaacagtgtggcactccctcagtactgaccctcccacagtgcggtgctccctcagcactgaccctcccacagtgcggcgctccctcagcactgaccctcccacagtgcggcactccctcagcactgaccctccgacagtgcggcgctccctcagcactgaccctccaacagtgcggcactccctcagcactgaccctccgacagtgcggcgctccctcagcactgaccctcccacagtgcggcgctccctcagcactgaccctccgacagtgcggcactccctcagcactgaccctccgacagtgcggcactccctcagcactgaccctccgacagtgcggcgctccctcagcactgaccctcccacagtctcTTCTCTCTCCATGCTGCAGAGTTCTTTGGGCTGAGAGGAAGACCTTCCGCAGACCTTGTGAGCAACTCCCCTCAAACCGGCCATATGCGGGTGTGGGAGTGCACTATGGTCATCCTTGCTAACATCACtggcagctgaaggaacagcgGGTTCGACAGTTTGGCATTACATGCCGGGTGCCTACCTTATAGTAGTTAATGAGGTTGAGATACTGTAGGGTGGAGATCACATCCTCCTTCTTTATGCTGGTCAGTTCACTGATCTCACTGAGGTGAAACAGAAGAGGGATTTAGAATTTGCCACCATAAGTTCATCAGCCACTGATAGTTTTCCACACTCATATCTGTGAGGATAAGGTCTTGTTAGTATCAtaggaacttaagaaataggagcaggagtaggccattcgacccctcaagcctgctgtacCATTTCACTgtgtcatggctgatcatctactgcAACACCATCttccctgcactatccccgtattCCTCGATGTTttcaatatgtagaaatctatcgatctcagtcttgaacatactcagtgactgatccTCCGCagcctctgggatagagaattccaaagattcacctgcctctgagtgaagaaattcctcctcatctcagtcctaaatgacctgcccctttctctgagactgtgtcccctggttccagaaCCCCGCAGCCAGGGGGAAACACCctccctgcatccaccctgtcgaacccGGTCAGAATTTGGGTCTGCTTCGTttttcgaaactctagagaatactcTCCTCAGTCCCACCAACCCAGGAATCGATCTGTTGCATTCCCTCTAcgataagtatatccttccttaggtaaggagagcaaAAACAGTGCGCACTACTCCAGAATATCACTGAggcagggtgatggtgctgatgggtACTGCCCCAACTCCCCTGCTGACTCTCGGCAGTGTCAAATAACAACACCACCCTGCATTAATATAGCGCCTTTACCATAGTAAAGTGTCACAGGAGGGTAAATTGGACCTAGTGTGGATTTTGTACTCCAGTCTctggggtggggtttgaacccacctGGTCCTGACTCAGAGGGGAGTGATGGAAGGGAGTGGTACCCAAGGAGACCTGCCCCGgctgacacagtgagacactgtcctccccacccctcacgtACTTGATGGTGATCTGTGGCCTCTCTCCGTTGTCGGATTTCAGCTCCATGAGAATCTCCAGGATGGTCTGCGACCAGTAACTGCGATAGGACAGCAGGCCCAGGTCAGACAAAGGTTTCTCTGGTGTCCCCGTCTTCCCCTCGACCTTCGAGAGCTCGTAACCTGGAAGAACAAAGCAGCGATAGGCATGGGTTCCAGTTCTTCACAGGTTATCAACGGGAACAGAGACCTGGAAATCAGAACAGGCAGTAACAAGAGCACAGCACCTATTGCGAGGTGTCAAAACCTGGTCTGGATGACTCTCAGGAATGGACTGACAATTTAACCTTTGATTCAGCCATTGGCAAAGTGATGATTAAACCTCACATGATGATTCTGCATTGGTTACTAAAACCtggttccctccaccaccagcgtgCAGCGGCACCACTGGGTGTGCtatatacaaggtgcactgcagcaactcaccaaggcacttgactccatccaggacaaagcagccccgcttgattggcaccccatccacaaacattcactccctccaccaccgacacacagtagcagcagtgtgtgtaccatctacaagatgcactgcaggaattcaccaaggctccttcaatagcaccttccaaacccatgacctttaccgtctagaaggacaagggcagcagacacatgggagcaccaccacctcccagtcactcaccatcctgacttggaaatatatcggccgttccttcactgtcgctgggtcaaaatcctggaactccctccctaacagcactgtgggtgtacctacaccacaggggctgcagcggttcaagaaggcagcggttcaagaaggcagctcaccaccaccttctcaaggggcaaatagggacgggcaacaaatgctggcccagccagcgaagcccacgtcctgagaatttttttttttaattacactGCAAAGGTTAGTGTGGCCTAAATTGTTTTTTCCAACTGGTTGCTGCAGGCTACAGTGATCATGAGTAACAGTGCAATTGCAGGGAACCAGGGCTGATGTGGTTTTAATTTCCTCTCTAGCCCAACCTTGTGGCTATGGTGTGGccccaacaactgccccagcTAACAGCAGGGAGGAAGGAGCAAACCTTCTGGTCCAGTCCAAAGAGGACACACGGAGTAATTTAAGATAAGTGTTCGTTCCTGGGATGTCAGtagcaggattttgacccagtgacagtgaaggaacggcgatatagttccaagtcaggatggtgtgtggattggaggggaacttccaggtggtggtgtatctgctgccctcctcCTGCTAGGTGGCACGGTCACAGGAttggaaggagctgtcaaaagagccttgacCAGTTGCTGAGGTGACTGATGGACTGGACAATGAGGGTGTGAGGCTTTACTGTGTGAACTGGACGTGTACTTGCTGGAAAGGAGCAGGGGAATAGGGTGGCTGACTTTAGGATTCTTAAATCTGGAGTATTGGAGACCATGATAGACTGAACGATCGATcgatctccctccctctatccctcagtgCCATTCAGTCCCATTGATTCTTGAGCGAGAGGCCAAGTGAGGAAGTATCGCTACTTACTGAATTCGATGAGCAACTTTCCATAACCTCTCCTTTGGTATGGTGGCAGTGTTAAAATGCAAGCCACATTATAATCTTCTGTCGATTCCTTCTCCTGAACAGTTAAAAAAAATGTCGCATTAAACAGCGCACTCGCTGCAAGAACTAATTTCAATTATTCTTACAAAGAACGTTTTTGTGCGGTTTTTCTGTTCTACCATGTAAGGATGACACACGAGCAAGACTGGGAAATTTATGTTCACAGGGGATGATTCCAGAGGTTAGAATGATCAGGCTGTTGCTCtgttctctagaaaagagaacgCTGAGAGGTGACCCGATTgagatttttttaattcattaatgggaCGCGGGTGgtgttggctagaccagcatttattgcccatccccaaatgcccttgttcagagggcattttacgagtcaaccacatttgctgtgggtctggagtcacatgtaggccagaccgggtaaggagggcagattcccCTCCctaaagcagatgggtttttacaacaatcggcaatggttttatagtcatcatcagacttcatTTAAATtccaaatttaaaatttaaaattccaactgctgtggtgggattcgaacccgggtccccagagcgttaccctgggtctctggattactaacccagcgACAACACTGCTGTGCCACTGCCAAATGATGAAGGGGGTGTCGATAGGGGtgacgtagagaagatgtttccccttgttggggagGGGAAGGCCAGAACTAGGGGCCCATCGAtacaagacagtcactaataaatccgatggggaattcagcagaaactccttcacccagagagtggggagaatgtgggactcgctcccacagggagtggtcgaggtgaatagtatcgatacatttaagggggaagctggataaacacatgagggagaaagggatagaaggatatggggatggggggagatggaggagggggggggaggggggggggcacgAGGGGGCTCGTGTGGAATATAAACCAGTACAGATCTGCATTACAGCGCTGCTCGTGGTCTTAGTCTGGGAGATAGTAAGCAGTTGCCTACCTTAGAGAAGTAGCCAACAATGTGAAAACCTTTGCAGTCATACTCCGTCATGACGTAGAATAGGAAGGGATCTGTGTCGTAGTAGAGGGTTTTGTGGTCCAGGAAACACTTGGCCAGCAGACACAAGTTCTGAGAGTAATTCTGTTCGCAGTGAAAAAATAAAAGCAGCGATGAGACAGGAGCACCCAGAAAGCGCCATCTCTCCTTCCCTGCCTCAGTCTGATGTCCCCATGCTCTTCAGGAGTTGGTGAATCCACTGGCAGCCTCGAGGCCCTCGCCTCTTTTTCacagcatcgctggctgggcccagcatttattgcccatccttatttgccccttgaaaaggtggtggtgagctgccttcttgaaccgctgcagtctctgtggtgtaggtacacccaccgtgctgttagggagggagttccaggattttgacccagcgacagtgaaggaatggccgatatatttccgagtcaggatggcgagtgacttggaggggaacttccaattcggagggtcagtgttgagggaacgccgcactgtcggatggtcagtactaagggaacaccgcacagtcagagggtcagtgctgagggagcgccgcactgtcggagggtcagtgctgagggagcgccgcactgtcggagggtcagtgctgaggcagcgccccactgtcagagggtcagtgctgagggagcaccgcactgtcggagggtcagtgctgaggcagcgccgcactgtcagagggtcagcgctgagggagtgccacatgtcagagggtcagcactgagggagcggcgtacagtcagaggatcagtgctgagggagcgccgcattgtcggagggtcagtgctgagggagcaccgcactgtcggatggtcagtactgagggaacgccgcacagtcagagggtcagtgctgagggagcgccgcacagtcagagggtcagtgctgagggagcgccgcacctttggatggtcattgctgagggagcaccacactgtcagagggtcagtgctgagggagcgccgcactgtcagagggtcagcactgaaggagcgccacatgtcagagggtcagcactgagggagcggcgcacagtcagaggatcagcgctgagggagcgccgcactgtcagagggtcagtgctgagggagcgccgcattgtcggagggtcagtgctgagggagcgctgcactgtcggagggtcagtgctgagggagcgccgcactgtcagagggtcagtgctgagggagcgccgcactgtcggagggtcagtgctgagggagcatcgcactgtcggagcgtcagtacagagggagcaccgcactgtcagagggtcagtactgagggagcgccgcactgtcggaggttcagtacagagggagcgccgcactgtcagagggtcaggactgagggagtgctgcactgtcagagggtcactgctgagggagcatcgcactgtcggagcgtcagtacagagggagtgctgcactgtcagagggtcagtgctgagggagcatcgcattgtcggagcgtcagtacagagggagcgccgcactgtcagagggtcaggactgagggagcgccgcactgtcagagggtcaggactgagggagcgccgcactgtcagagggtcagtgctgagggagcgccgcactgtcggagggtcaggactgagggagcgccgcacagtcagagggtcagtgctgagggagcgccgcactgtcagagggtcagtgctgagggagcgccgcactgtcggagggtcagtgctgagggagagccgcactgtcggagggtcagtgctgagggagcgccgcactgtcagagggtcagtgctgagggagcgccgcattgtcggagggtcagtgctgagggagcaccgcactgtcggagggtcagtgctgagggagcatcgcactgtcggaggatcagtgctgagggtgcgccgcactgtcggagggtcggtactgagggagcgccgcacttcggagggtcaatgctgagggagcgccgcactgtcagagggtcagtgctgagggagcaccgcactgtcggagggccagtgctgagagagcatcgcactgtcggagggtcagtgctgagggtgagccgcactgtcggagggtcggtactgagggagcgccgcacttcggagggtcaatgctgagggaccgccgcactgtcagagggtcagtgctgagggagcgccgcactgtcagagggtcagtactgagggaacaccgcacagtcagagggtcagtgcagagggagcgccgcagtgtcggatggtcagtactgagggaacaccacaccttcggagggtcattgctgagggacgccgcactgtcaaagggtcagtgctgagggaatgctacactgtcggagggttagtactgagagaACGccacactgtcaaagggtcagaactgagggaacgccgcactgtcagagggtcagtactgagggagcgccacactgtcggagggtcagtgctgagggagcgccgcactgtcggagggtcagtactgagggagcaccgcactgtcagagggtcagtactgtgggagcgccgcactgtcggagggtcagtactgagggagcgccgcactgtcggagggtcagtgctgagggagtgccgcactgttggaggttcagtacagagggagcgccgcactgtcggaggttcagtacagagggagtgccgcactgtcggaggttcagtacagagggagcgccgtactgtcggagggtcagtactgagggagtgccgcactatcagagggtcagtactgagggagtgctgcactgtcagagggtcagtgctgagggagcatcgcattgtcggagcgtcagtacagagggagcgctgcactgtcagagggtcaggactgagggagcgccgcactgtcagagggtcaggactgagggagcgctgcactgtcagagggtcagtgctgagggagcgccgcactgtcggagggtcagtgctgagggagcatcgcactgtcggagcgtcagtacagagggagcgccgcactgtcagagggtcagtactgagggagcgccgcactgtcggaggttcagtacagagggagcgccgcactgtcagagggtcaggactgagggagtgctgcactgtcagagggtcactgctgagggagcatcgcactgtcggagcgtcagtacagagggagcgccgcactgtcagagggtcaggactgagggagtgctgcactgtcagagggtcagtgctgagggagcatcgcattgtcggagcgtcagtacagagggagcgccgcactgtcagagggtcaggactgagggagcgccgcactgtcagagggtcaggactgagggagcgccgcactgtcagagggtcaggactgagggagcgccgcactgtcagagggtcagtgctgagggagcgccgcactgtcggagggtcaggactgagggagcgccgcactgtcagagggtcagtgctgagggagcgccgcactgtcagagggtcagtgctgagggagcgccgcactgtcggagggtcagtgctgagggagagccgcactgtcggagggtcagtgctgagggagcgtcgcactgtcagagggtcaatgctgagggagcgccgcactgtcagagggtcaggactgagggagcgccgcactgtcagagggtcaggactgagggtgtgccgcactgtcagagggtcagtgctgagggagatgcAAAAAATAAGTGAGTAAGTatggaagggggtggggcaggatggGATTAACAGATGTGAACAGATATTAATCAGAAACCACTCACCTTGTTCTTTCTGCCGTCGATTTCAAAGAAGGAAATGGTTCCTTTGCGGTAAATTTCATTTCCTGGTGGATGTCGCAAGTTACATTTGGTCTAACAGAAAAGAACAGCAATTCAGCAGCATTAGTGAGTGACGGTTCACAACAGGAATTGGTTCCTTCAGCAGTTCACCCATCCTCCTGAAAACACCAGTGCAGCCTGGACTAACCGGCTCCCTCCCAATTCCGGTGGCTCACGTACTCCTTCCTGCCGTCCCCACAACCACTGGCTCGGTATTAGAAGCTAACGCCAATTGCCCATGTGTGGGAGCTTTTTGGGGTCCAGGGCTGTGGGCTGTGGGCTGCGGAGAGTTTGCAGGCTCCAGGGGAAGTCCCTGACATGTCAGCCCTCAACCGAGAGAGGAGCTCACGGGTTCAAGCCCCATCTCGGAGGCCGGCAGCTCCCGCTTGTGCGCAGTGCCGCAGCGTCGGAGGTGTAGTCGTGTGGTCCCTGGGTTAGCTCCCTGGGCTAGCTCCCTGGGCTAGAGGCGAACATTCCCACTCCGTTAATGTCACGTGATCAGGAAAACaaatggaataaaagcaaaatcctgcggatgctacggaaacaaaaacagaaacaaaaattgctggaaaaactcagcaggtctgacagcgtccgtggggggagagagagagagagagagagagacagagttaacatttcgagtccgtatgactcttctccagaactaaagagaagtaaaaggcTGGTGAAATATAGACAAAtgaaatgttgtcctttattgcaaggggaatggaatataaaagtaggggtgttttgctgcagctgtacagggcattgttggtgagaccacatctggagcactgtgtccagttttggtctccttatttaagaaaggatataaatgtgttagaaacggttcagagaaggttcacgcgaCTGATTCGGGGGGGGTtatcatgaggaaaggttggacaggctgggcttggatacactggggtttagaagaatgagagacgatcttATTGAGGCAGAGAATCATAGAAAAgatacggcacagaaagagaccattcagcccatcgtttgTGCGTCGGGCTGAAACATTAAAGGTCATGAGGGggctttgacagggtggatgctgagaggatatttcctctcgtGGGGGAATCCAGAGCGAGGGGGCTCAGTTTAAAAACAAAGGGCCTCTCATTTAAGatgcagatgaggagaaatgttttccttTAGTGGACCGTGAGTCTGTGGAGCTCGCTTccctggagagcagtggagacagggtcagtgaaCATTTTTAAgctagaggtagatagattcttgactaacaagggagtcaaaggttatcagggggaggtggaacgtggagttgaggccacaatcagatcagatatgatcttattgaatgccggagcaagctggaggggctgaatgacctactcccgctcctatgTTCATACGTCACCAGAAAgattaactgcttgctgcagttTGCTTTATCAGCCTGAGAATAACACATTTGCTCTGACTGCCGACAATAACAaggcactgactgactgggcatGATTCAGAGATTACAGTGGCAGTGTACAGGTGCATGATTTCAGGATAGGGTTAGGAGATTCGAGTTACTGTTAGGATTCGGATATGACAGTCCCTGTTGGGATGAATGGTTAATGTTAAACACCGCCAGGAAGGCTGGGGAATAGATCTCCAGAAAGcgttgacaggctgggtctgcTTTCTCTTGGAAAAAGGCGaagaggtgacctaatagaggtgtttaaaattctgGAAGGTTTTGGTGGAGTGGaatcagagagaatgtttcatctTATGGGGAGAACAGAACCAGGGGCCATCGaaataagacagtcactaataaatccaatcgggaattcaggagaaacttctttactcagagaatgtggaactcgctccaaCGGGGagaggttgaggtgaatagtatcgatacatcaccccttgatgttcaatggcattaccatcactgaatcccccactatcaacatcctggaggttaccattgaccagaaactgaactggaccagccatataaataacaaaacataaacagaattacctggaaaaactcagcaggtctggcagcatcggcggag
Protein-coding sequences here:
- the LOC121274682 gene encoding histone acetyltransferase KAT5 isoform X6, which encodes MEVIEGCRLPVLRRNQENEDEWPLAEILSVKDISGRKVFYVHYIDFNKRLDEWVTPERLDLKKIQFPKKEAKTPTKNGLPGSRPNSPERELKRKLEAASLVTQCSPATPVAPAPEIPTPVYAQQNGSARRPVPAVAGRKRKANCLGTDEDSQDSSDGIPSAPRMTGSLVSDRSHDDIVTRMKNIECIELGRHRLKPWYFSPYPQELTSLPVLYLCEFCLKYLKSLKCLQRHLTKCNLRHPPGNEIYRKGTISFFEIDGRKNKNYSQNLCLLAKCFLDHKTLYYDTDPFLFYVMTEYDCKGFHIVGYFSKEKESTEDYNVACILTLPPYQRRGYGKLLIEFSYELSKVEGKTGTPEKPLSDLGLLSYRSYWSQTILEILMELKSDNGERPQITINEISELTSIKKEDVISTLQYLNLINYYKGQYILTLSEDIVEGHEKAMMKRHLRIDSKCLHFTPKDWSKRGKW